In Novipirellula galeiformis, one DNA window encodes the following:
- a CDS encoding serine/threonine-protein kinase, with protein MSFTYPSGAQPLDRYTIRRGIGIGGFGEVYFAVSEAGKEVALKRIQRNLEVELRGVSHCLNLKHPHLIALYDICRDTQDQAWVVMEYVAGQNLRQVLDQSPQGLASAEVRRWFAGIAAGVDHLHNAGLVHRDLKPGNVFDDMGMVKVGDYGLSKFISSSHRGGHTESVGTFHYMAPEIGRGEYGREIDIYALGILLYELLTGTVPFDGESCHEIIVKHMTAQPDVSVLAEPYRSVVTKCLEKDPTKRFRAVAEMAHALGIPLADGGTGQAMPIGVAQTPPPAPQTTPPPASDLPTETSRATSNDPILAALVTARDASIGGGREATTDPQHAEAPAAPEPLARAVRESVSDLQRWWRTLDRSPAARLFLLLTAAMVLVVNTHWLLPLMSLVGVVYVPYYIVRQMVLHVSQQPSYAQAQRIATHVDAPARPMTRSQWRHHMRNDLRAKRSIHRAAELNTSWITAIITTLALTIAAGVIGLRSGTVDSIALAPYGWMAIVVMAAAISLLGLGKLWERDEGESLPRRIVLAGVGGGIGLIAYTMNQFFMLPIDAGLARDIDSSTLPQALYAEGIPRASAMMAHFAMLFAVLRWWRAVDPLRRHRLSLWSVAVAVVAEWAVHQVLPIPQPLGMLSAGGIAIAIQMASPWIHPRVKPGMQTSFHSPAPSPSAARAERSSQTRSSQAMATEELVNARGSL; from the coding sequence ATGTCATTCACCTATCCCTCAGGAGCGCAGCCCTTGGATCGATACACGATTCGTCGTGGCATCGGGATCGGTGGATTTGGTGAGGTCTATTTTGCGGTCAGCGAGGCGGGAAAGGAAGTCGCGCTGAAGCGGATCCAGCGAAACTTGGAAGTGGAGTTGCGCGGGGTTTCGCATTGTTTGAACCTAAAACACCCCCACTTGATCGCGTTGTATGACATTTGTCGCGACACGCAGGATCAAGCATGGGTGGTGATGGAGTATGTTGCGGGACAAAATTTACGCCAAGTGCTCGACCAGTCTCCACAAGGCTTAGCGTCCGCAGAGGTTCGTCGCTGGTTCGCGGGCATCGCGGCGGGCGTCGACCATCTGCATAACGCCGGATTGGTGCATCGGGATCTCAAACCAGGAAATGTCTTTGACGACATGGGGATGGTTAAGGTTGGCGATTACGGATTAAGCAAGTTCATCTCGTCGTCGCATCGCGGCGGCCATACCGAGAGCGTCGGCACGTTTCACTACATGGCTCCCGAGATCGGGCGTGGAGAGTACGGACGCGAAATCGACATCTATGCACTCGGCATTTTGTTGTACGAACTATTGACCGGAACGGTGCCCTTTGACGGTGAGAGTTGCCATGAAATCATTGTCAAACACATGACGGCACAGCCCGATGTGAGCGTCTTAGCGGAACCTTATCGCTCGGTGGTGACGAAGTGCCTCGAGAAGGATCCGACGAAACGTTTTCGCGCGGTCGCCGAGATGGCGCATGCCCTTGGAATCCCTCTGGCCGATGGGGGCACCGGCCAAGCGATGCCGATCGGCGTGGCCCAGACGCCCCCACCTGCACCACAAACCACGCCTCCGCCCGCGAGCGATTTGCCGACTGAGACCTCTCGCGCGACCTCGAACGATCCCATTTTGGCAGCGCTGGTGACGGCACGCGACGCATCCATTGGCGGTGGGCGTGAGGCGACCACGGATCCCCAGCACGCCGAGGCCCCAGCGGCTCCCGAACCGCTGGCACGGGCGGTTCGCGAAAGTGTTTCCGATTTGCAACGATGGTGGCGAACCCTCGATCGTTCCCCGGCGGCGAGACTGTTTCTGTTACTGACCGCGGCGATGGTTTTGGTGGTCAATACCCATTGGTTACTACCGTTGATGTCGCTGGTGGGCGTGGTCTACGTGCCGTACTACATTGTCCGTCAAATGGTGCTGCACGTTAGCCAACAACCCAGCTATGCTCAGGCCCAGCGGATCGCGACTCACGTGGATGCCCCCGCACGACCGATGACACGGTCGCAATGGCGGCATCACATGCGCAACGACCTGCGGGCCAAGCGATCGATTCATCGAGCGGCGGAACTGAACACGTCGTGGATCACCGCGATCATCACAACGCTTGCCCTCACCATTGCCGCGGGGGTGATTGGGCTTCGTAGCGGAACGGTCGATTCGATCGCGCTCGCTCCGTATGGATGGATGGCAATCGTGGTGATGGCAGCCGCGATCTCGCTGTTGGGGCTGGGGAAGTTGTGGGAACGAGACGAAGGCGAAAGTCTGCCACGCCGCATCGTGCTTGCCGGAGTCGGAGGTGGAATCGGCTTGATCGCCTACACGATGAACCAATTTTTCATGCTGCCGATCGATGCCGGCTTGGCACGCGACATCGACTCGAGCACGCTGCCTCAAGCACTCTATGCCGAGGGCATTCCACGTGCGTCGGCAATGATGGCCCACTTTGCGATGTTGTTCGCCGTGCTGCGTTGGTGGCGCGCGGTCGATCCGCTGCGACGTCATCGCTTGAGTCTATGGAGCGTCGCGGTGGCGGTGGTGGCCGAGTGGGCGGTTCACCAAGTATTGCCGATCCCCCAGCCGCTGGGCATGCTTTCGGCCGGTGGTATTGCGATTGCCATTCAAATGGCGTCGCCGTGGATCCATCCCCGCGTCAAGCCAGGGATGCAAACGAGTTTCCATTCTCCGGCGCCCTCACCCTCCGCGGCGCGGGCAGAGCGATCGAGCCAAACGCGATCGAGCCAAGCGATGGCCACCGAAGAACTTGTTAATGCAAGGGGTAGTTTATGA
- a CDS encoding oligosaccharide flippase family protein, with product MLFNFISLRFNRLRRKPATFASITTVGLFGTSLVIRLASSLLLSRLVLPDVFGLMALAMIAIMGLVLLSDVGLTPAVIHHSDGDEPDFLNTAWTIQVFRGIAIWLASWIAAPAMAWFYAEPILTFLIPVIAIMVVIEGFCSTGVMTAQRQLTPSAMIGYNVLSQFFGTLVTLGIACFYPNVWSLVAGTLAGSLCRLVTSFCLPSLVKHRLLWHHKYAWELFHFGKWIFLSTAATFFALQIDRIVLGKLGSLETLGLYSMGATIAAIPVLLITHIGDYVMFPLLAKAAREDPAGLREKTKPVRGRILGLSLIMNVGVFATAPLLFNNLYGSEYRDAGRLCQWLVVSSWLTVIVELAVQTLKAVGNVQSMAGGKVVRLLVTIPLTVWGFDQYGIEGFIVGFTIGILPEHLVMLWRLYRLGLWLPLQEIGYTSAFLLAIVSMYWSASSIATTLGLGAVVGALTLWGLYLSVAKELAATQVNEPIAAIPNRSTVLVGATSIRGEGSDEHAANRMP from the coding sequence GTGCTTTTTAACTTCATCTCTCTGCGTTTCAATCGGCTGCGTCGCAAGCCTGCGACCTTTGCTTCGATCACAACCGTGGGGCTGTTTGGCACCAGTTTGGTGATTCGGCTCGCCAGCAGTCTGTTACTGTCGCGGCTCGTGTTGCCGGATGTCTTCGGGCTGATGGCATTGGCCATGATTGCGATCATGGGCCTCGTACTGCTTTCGGATGTAGGACTGACTCCAGCCGTGATTCATCACTCGGATGGCGACGAACCTGATTTTTTGAATACCGCCTGGACGATCCAAGTGTTTCGCGGAATTGCCATTTGGTTGGCTTCCTGGATTGCGGCTCCAGCAATGGCATGGTTTTACGCGGAACCGATACTCACGTTCCTGATTCCCGTGATCGCGATCATGGTGGTTATCGAAGGTTTCTGTTCTACCGGCGTCATGACAGCGCAACGTCAGCTGACTCCGTCGGCAATGATTGGTTACAACGTGTTGAGTCAATTCTTTGGGACGTTGGTCACGCTTGGGATCGCGTGCTTCTATCCCAACGTGTGGTCGCTCGTTGCCGGAACGTTAGCGGGTTCGTTATGCAGGCTAGTGACCAGTTTTTGCTTGCCGTCGCTGGTCAAGCATCGCTTGCTGTGGCACCACAAGTACGCCTGGGAACTGTTCCATTTCGGAAAGTGGATTTTTCTTAGTACGGCGGCTACCTTTTTCGCATTGCAAATCGATCGCATTGTTCTCGGCAAACTAGGCAGTCTCGAAACGCTCGGACTCTACAGCATGGGGGCGACGATTGCTGCGATCCCGGTCTTGCTGATCACTCACATCGGTGATTATGTGATGTTTCCGCTGCTCGCCAAAGCGGCGCGTGAGGACCCCGCCGGTTTGCGAGAAAAAACGAAACCCGTGCGCGGACGGATCCTGGGACTTAGCTTGATCATGAATGTAGGCGTGTTCGCAACGGCACCGCTGTTATTCAACAATCTCTATGGAAGCGAATATCGAGACGCGGGCCGGTTGTGCCAATGGCTGGTCGTTTCCAGCTGGCTTACCGTGATCGTCGAATTAGCCGTCCAGACGCTCAAGGCGGTTGGCAATGTGCAATCGATGGCCGGTGGCAAGGTCGTGCGGTTGCTGGTCACGATTCCATTGACCGTGTGGGGATTTGACCAATACGGAATCGAAGGCTTTATCGTGGGGTTCACGATCGGCATTCTGCCCGAACACCTCGTCATGCTATGGCGACTTTATCGGTTGGGGCTTTGGCTTCCGCTGCAAGAAATAGGTTATACGTCAGCGTTCTTATTGGCGATCGTGAGCATGTATTGGTCCGCATCGTCGATCGCAACCACGCTTGGGCTGGGGGCGGTCGTTGGTGCGCTGACGCTGTGGGGACTTTACCTTTCGGTGGCCAAGGAGCTTGCGGCGACCCAGGTAAATGAGCCGATCGCGGCGATCCCCAACCGTTCCACTGTATTGGTCGGAGCAACGTCGATTAGGGGAGAAGGCAGTGATGAACACGCGGCCAACCGAATGCCGTGA
- a CDS encoding O-antigen ligase family protein produces the protein MARFHTPRHAARVGWAIACLAPPWLAMVLGAAEINLRGVVAVIAITAIVVKPRQFAFPGFSWIDLVPVLIFVSAALSTTLNGKFSPSVIVGLFCQWVLPYVLARLILISDRDAIEIIPWAATVALILAVAMILESVTDINLFSKLLGHAESVQGETGHRFGLKRAEAWLSHPIYAGLFLALLSPWVFAQAYEAFCKRASRLWLLVPAIVGIGLLASLSRGPCIVFGGVIAGLVWHYVPPIRMLSIFAFVILIAVGYTMGPSLLHLAESVERPDGMQKIKVDGETYTYSGTRHRYLLFKVYEKPLAQVGWFGFGTWGSLPKHEAMLEPQLRQLFLSVDNHYLLHYLNTGIVGSVAFSLLPLGILLLFLRTRTVLSGTPEFLSVALISSLMASSVVLATVWMAEAFCFAFLLNAGFLVALLVASRRSDPPIVRTARPLRSQRFSRPRSAP, from the coding sequence GTGGCGAGATTCCATACACCCCGCCATGCGGCACGCGTGGGATGGGCGATCGCATGCTTAGCGCCACCTTGGTTGGCGATGGTGCTCGGCGCCGCCGAAATCAACCTCCGCGGTGTTGTTGCCGTGATCGCGATTACGGCCATCGTGGTCAAGCCTCGGCAGTTTGCTTTCCCTGGTTTTTCTTGGATCGATCTGGTCCCAGTGCTCATTTTTGTTAGCGCCGCGCTGAGCACCACGTTGAATGGCAAGTTCAGCCCAAGCGTCATTGTTGGTTTGTTTTGCCAATGGGTATTACCCTACGTCTTGGCGAGACTGATCTTGATTAGCGATCGGGATGCGATTGAGATCATCCCCTGGGCAGCCACGGTTGCCTTAATTCTCGCCGTGGCCATGATCCTTGAATCCGTCACCGACATCAATTTGTTCAGCAAACTTTTGGGGCACGCCGAATCGGTTCAAGGAGAGACGGGACATCGGTTTGGTCTCAAGCGTGCGGAGGCTTGGTTGTCGCATCCAATTTATGCAGGCTTATTCTTAGCCCTGCTTTCTCCCTGGGTCTTTGCGCAAGCTTACGAAGCTTTTTGCAAACGGGCCTCAAGGCTTTGGTTGTTGGTGCCCGCGATTGTGGGGATTGGGCTGCTCGCCTCGCTTTCACGAGGGCCATGCATCGTATTTGGGGGTGTGATTGCCGGTCTTGTCTGGCACTACGTGCCACCGATTCGAATGCTAAGCATTTTCGCATTCGTGATTTTGATTGCCGTAGGATACACAATGGGGCCGAGCCTTTTACATCTGGCTGAATCTGTCGAGCGTCCCGATGGTATGCAGAAAATCAAAGTGGATGGCGAAACTTATACCTATTCCGGCACACGCCATCGCTATCTGCTTTTTAAGGTCTATGAGAAACCGCTTGCCCAAGTCGGTTGGTTTGGTTTTGGCACCTGGGGATCGCTGCCAAAGCATGAGGCGATGTTGGAGCCCCAGCTTCGCCAACTGTTCTTATCAGTCGACAATCACTATCTACTGCATTACCTGAATACGGGGATCGTGGGATCGGTTGCGTTTTCACTGCTTCCCCTCGGAATTTTGTTACTGTTTCTGCGCACTCGAACGGTCCTAAGCGGGACACCTGAATTCCTATCGGTGGCGCTAATTTCCTCACTGATGGCTTCCTCAGTGGTGCTAGCAACGGTATGGATGGCCGAAGCATTCTGTTTTGCCTTTCTCTTGAACGCAGGCTTTCTTGTCGCGTTATTGGTCGCCTCGCGTCGATCCGATCCGCCGATTGTTCGCACAGCACGGCCGTTACGCTCCCAACGATTCTCTCGCCCTCGGTCGGCTCCTTAG